The proteins below are encoded in one region of Cucurbita pepo subsp. pepo cultivar mu-cu-16 chromosome LG10, ASM280686v2, whole genome shotgun sequence:
- the LOC111804321 gene encoding dof zinc finger protein DOF5.7-like, whose translation MLPEKAGVGGCRSKNDQTKPTSDHQQALKCPRCDSPNTKFCYYNNYSLTQPRHFCKTCRRYWTKGGALRNVPVGGGCRRNKKVKTSSSFRLQTSKDDSGSSNPEVGRLGFFVNGFASSQLGGNQTSGFSPVPSTGLYDQFGVFSLDQSRSPNSMNPSTGFINSLNLDTSLASSIESLSSMNQDLHWKLQQQRLAMLLGGHNSPATDKNRGVSSPIPLEDHAQELNPGSFRNLEISKPDAFNSSDFNNARKETVVGSGGDSAAADEWFFGDSYAPSSIMAGTAGAAAAGYNSGDSAAAGCDGVREWHDLHQYTHLP comes from the coding sequence ATGTTGCCGGAAAAAGCAGGGGTCGGGGGTTGCCGGTCCAAAAATGATCAGACAAAGCCGACATCAGATCATCAGCAGGCACTCAAATGTCCTCGTTGCGATTCGCCCAATACCAAATTCTGTTACTACAACAACTATAGCCTAACTCAGCCTAGGCATTTCTGCAAGACCTGCCGCAGATACTGGACTAAGGGTGGGGCGTTGCGCAACGTTCCTGTCGGCGGCGGCTGTCGGAGAAACAAGAAGGTCAAAACATCATCGTCGTTTAGGCTTCAGACGTCCAAGGACGACTCCGGTTCGTCCAACCCGGAAGTTGGCCGGTTGGGTTTCTTCGTCAACGGGTTTGCATCGAGTCAGCTAGGTGGAAATCAAACCTCCGGGTTCTCCCCTGTTCCGTCGACTGGTCTCTATGATCAGTTTGGAGTTTTTTCTCTCGACCAATCGAGGAGCCCAAATTCCATGAATCCTTCGACCGGATTCATTAATTCCCTGAATTTGGACACAAGTCTCGCGTCTTCCATCGAATCTTTGAGCTCCATGAATCAAGACCTCCACTGGAAGCTGCAGCAACAGAGGCTGGCTATGCTATTGGGCGGACACAACAGTCCCGCCACTGATAAAAACAGAGGAGTTTCCTCTCCAATCCCACTTGAAGATCACGCCCAAGAACTGAACCCAGGCTCGTTTCGGAATCTCGAGATCTCCAAACCAGATGCTTTCAATTCTTCCGATTTCAACAatgcaagaaaagaaacagtGGTCGGATCCGGAGGAGATTCTGCGGCTGCCGATGAGTGGTTCTTTGGGGATTCTTATGCACCCTCCTCAATCATGGCAGGCACGGCGGGTGCAGCGGCAGCGGGATATAACTCCGGTGACAGCGCTGCGGCGGGGTGCGATGGTGTTCGAGAGTGGCACGATTTGCATCAGTACACCCATTTACCGTAG